A genomic region of Capsicum annuum cultivar UCD-10X-F1 unplaced genomic scaffold, UCD10Xv1.1 ctg76874, whole genome shotgun sequence contains the following coding sequences:
- the LOC107873016 gene encoding uncharacterized protein LOC107873016, with amino-acid sequence MVMGDVDLSGMGNEGGRKSQGKGINMNPDGFIMAYEAVHKELNATARDEWMATIIGASVSTVKTYHKKFYGSPILIAPSTLHRFENGEAARHKRMRIGESSSTLDRLWHIEGNEYPAGGADQEVQPSDDQETQHSSGPSNLEVASMEKSQHIMPEETTERGAVQRVQPLMELDSVIARNMEVISHDNTPAGTEQFRADSQMDENPSNIYVEENEHPACADADAGINVVDKQSSYGNRRVSDVTGEPGLNMMQPLDRWADFGDIPKEMDNYDFGRFFDDVPEPDHDDN; translated from the exons ATGGTGATGGGAGATGTGGACCTTTCTGGCATGGGAAATGAAGGAGGTAGAAAAAGTCAAGGGAAAGGGATAAATATGAATCCAGATGGATTCATAATGGCGTATGAAGCTGTGCACAAGGAGCTTAATGCGACTGCAAGAGATGAATGGATGGCGACCATCATAGGAG CTTCAGTGAGCACTGTGAAAACTTATCACAAAAAATTCTACGGTTCCCCTATACTTATTGCGCCTTCAACTCTGCATCGCTTTGAAAATGGTGAAGCTGCGAGGCACAAGAGGATGAGAATAGGAGAATCCAGTTCCACACTTGATCGGCTGTGGCACATAGAGGGAAATGAATACCCTGCAGGAGGAGCTGACCAAGAAGTGCAACCGTCAGATGACCAAGAAACGCAACATTCTTCCGGTCCAAGCAACCTAGAGGTGGCTAGTATGGAAAAGAGCCAACATATAATGCCAGAAGAGACGACTGAACGCGGAGCTGTACAACGAGTGCAACCGTTGATGGAGTTGGATTCGGTAATCGCAAGAAACATGGAGGTAATTAGCCATGACAATACGCCAGCTGGGACGGAACAATTCAGAGCTGATTCGCAGATGGACGAAAATCCAAGCAATATTTACGTGGAGGAGAATGAACACCCTGCATGTGCAGATGCAGATGCAGGTATCAATGTTGTTGATAAGCAGTCCAGTTACGGGAACCGCAGAGTGTCCGATGTAACTGGTGAACCAGGATTGAACATGATGCAACCATTGGATCGTTGGGCCGACTTTGGAGACATCCCTAAGGAAATGGACAATTATGATTTCGGACGTTTCTTCGATGATGTCCCTGAACCGGATCATGATGATAATTAG